The genomic DNA CCCGTATAGGTAGTTACACTAAGTTGTGGCCTAACTGTAGTATTTATCATTCGGTTAAATTGGGTGAGCATTGTCTTATCCAAGCTAATACGGTGATTGGTAGCGATGGTTTTGGTTACGCCAACCAACAGGGGCAGTGGATTAAGATCCCGCAACTTGGCTCGGTAGTGATCGGCGATAGCGTCGAAATTGGCGCCTCGGTATCAATTGACCGCGGCGCTTTGGACAACACTACCATTGACTCAAATGTGATAATCGATAATCAGGTTCATATCGCTCACAATGTCACCATTGGCAGCGGCACGGCTATTGCTGGCACAACCGGTATTGCCGGCAGTACTAACATTGGCCGTTATTGTATAATTGGTGGTGGTGTGGGGATTAACGGTCATATTGATATTTGTGACCAAGTAACCATAACCGGGTATTCCATGGTGACTAAGTCTATTACCGAACCTGGTACTTATTCATCGGGTATGCCAACCCAAGCCAATCGCCAATGGCGAAAATCAATGGCACGTCTTTCTCAGTTAGACGAGATGCATAAACGAATTGTTAGCTTAGAGCGTCATCAGCGCCCTGAAGCAGAGTAAAGCTAGGAAACTATTTTGACAACAGAACTTAACCGTTTAGAAATTCAAGACATTATGGCCTTGTTGCCACATCGTTACCCATTTTTGTTGGTTGACAGAGTATTGGATTTCCAAGAAGGGAAAACGCTTCACGCGATAAAAAATGTGACGGTGAATGAACCTTGCTTTACTGGGCATTTTCCACAACAGCCAGTATTTCCGGGAGTATTGATTTTAGAGGCTCTTGCCCAATGTACTGGTATCTTGGCATTTAAATCGACCTCTAAGCCAGCAGACAATGAGCTGTATTACTTTGCTGGTATTGATAATGCTCGCTTTAAAAAGCCCGTTGGTCCCGGAGATGTTTTACATCTTGAAGTAGAGTTGTTACGCGATCGTCGTGGTATTGGTAAATTTAGTTGTGTAGCTAAAGTCGACGACGAAGTGGTATGTAGTGCCGATATTATGTGTGCTCGTAGAGCCTTTAAATAGGTGGGGAAGCTTATGATTGATAGCTCAGCAAAGATTCACCCTAGCGCGATTATTGAAGGCAAGGTAAAAATTGGTGCCAATACTTCGGTAGGTGCATACACCATTATTAGTGGTGATGTTGAAATTGGTGAAAACTGCCAAATTGCCTCGCACGTAGTGATTAAAGGTCACTCCAAAATTGGTAATAATAACCGGATCTTTCAATTCGCTTCGGTTGGTGAAGACTGCCAAGATTTGAAATATGCTGGCGAAGAAACTTACTTAGAAATTGGCGATAACAATACCATTCGTGAGAGTGTCACCATTCATCGTGGGACCACTCAAGATAATAGCGTGACTAAAATTGGCAGTAATTGCCTATTTATGATTAATGCCCACGTAGCACACGACTGTATCGTGGGTAATGGTTGTATCTTCGCTAATAACGCTACTTTAGCTGGTCACGTTACCATTGGTGATAATGTTATTTTTGGCGGGCAAGCGGCTATTCACCAGTTCGGCAAAGTGGGCTCCTACGCTTTTGTTGGCGGTTGTGCGGCGGTCAATAAAGACGTCCCTCCCTATGTGATGGCGGTAGGTAACTATGCTCGCCCTGTTGCCGTAAATACTGAAGGCTTATTGCGTCGCGGCTTTAGTAAGGACGCGATTAAAGCGATTCGCCAAGCTTATAAAACCCTTTATAGAAGCGGTAATACCCTCGAAGAAGCGTTAAAGCAAATTGAACTTTCAGCTGAACAGTTCCCAGAAGTAAAAGTGTTTGCTGACTTCTTAAAAGAAAACGGCCGCGGGATCGTTCGTTAAGGTTGCTTAGCTCTCTCAGTGCCTTTATTTAAGCCCTAACTTTCAGTTAGGGCTTTTTTGTGGGTTAGCTTATTTCACACAGGTCTTTTAGGGACACTGAGGATTAGTCTTAGCTTAACGAACTAAGTTAAGGGGAGAAGATAAAACATTTCTCCATGTGTTATCATGCGGGCATATGCCAAGTAGTCTTTGTTGATACTATTTTGAATCGGCGCTTCAGTGGTACTGTAGCGTGTTTTTCCCAGGTAAGTGCTTTTAAGTTAATGACAAATCAAGATAAATTACACATAGCCATCGTTGCTGGAGAGGTTTCCGGTGATATTTTAGGTGCTGGGTTGATATCGGCCCTTAAGCAACGTTATCCCAATGCTCACTTTTCTGGAATAGCAGGGCCTTTGATGCAGCAACAAGGCTGTGAAGCTCTCTATGATATGGAAGAGTTATCGGTGATGGGCTTGGTTGAAGTGTTGGGACGTTTACCGCGTATCCTTAAAATTCGTCGCCATTTAATTAAGCATTATTTGCAGTCTCCACCTGATATTTATATTGGTATCGATGCTCCAGATTTTAATTTGGGAGTAGAGCAAAAACTGCACCAGCAAGCGATTAAGACAGTGCATTATGTTAGTCCTTCGGTGTGGGCTTGGAAGCAAAAAAGAGTATTTAAGATTAAGCAAGGCTGTAACAAAATTTTGGTATTTCTGCCTTTTGAAAAAGCCTTTTATCAGCGCTTCGATGTACCTTGTGAATTTGTCGGTCATACGTTGGCGGATCAAATTCCTTTAGTTAATCCACAAAAGCCAGCTCTTGAGCAACTAGGCCTTGACCCTAATAACAAAGTCTTGGCAATGTTACCGGGCAGTAGAAATGCGGAAGTGGGTTTGTTAACGCCGGTATTTTTGGCGGCGGCTAAGCAATTAACTCAGCGCTATCCGGGCTTACAAATTGTGGTGCCTTTGGTTAATCAGCGACGACGCGAGCAATTTGAAGCCTTGTTGGCCGAGCACGCTCCAGAGCTAAATTTAACATTGGTAGACGGTCAGGCGCGCACGGTGATGACCGCGGCCGATGTTGTGTTATTAGCGTCTGGTACGGCGACGTTAGAGGCTATGTTGGTAAAACGACCTATGGTAGTCGCTTACCGCTTTAAACCTCTGACCTACCGCATCGCCAAGCTGATTGTTAAAGCCAAATTTGCGGCGCTGCCTAACCTGCTAGCCGATAAGATGTTGGTGCAGGAGTATGTTCAAGAGCAGTGCACTAGCGACAACATCGTTCAAGAAGTTGCGCGTTTATTCGATACTGACAATAGTGAGCTACTGGCTAGGTTTAATCAGTTACATCAGCAAATTCGCTGCGATGCAGATCAAAAAGCCGCCCAAGCTATTGTCGATGTTATTAACAGCTAGCTTAGTCATTTATTTTAGGAATCCTTATGTCAGTGTTTATTTATCCTAGTGGCTATCAGTGTTTTGCTGGTGTTGATGAAGTGGGGCGTGGCCCCTTAGTGGGCGATGTGGTGACCGCAGCGGTTATTCTTGACCCTGCACAGCCGATTATCGGTTTAAATGATTCTAAAAAACTTTCAGAGAAAAAGCGTCTGTTACTCGCCGATGAAATCAAGCTCAAAGCCAAAGCTTGGGCGATTGGCCGAGCCTCCCCAGCTGAAATTGACCAATTGAATATTTTGCATGCCACCATGTTGGCCATGTCGCGCGCCGTTGCGGCGTTAGCTATTACGCCCGATTTTGTTTTAGTTGATGGTAACCGCGAGCCCCAATTGTTAGTCCCTTGCCTAGCCGTGGTGAAAGGTGATGGTTTAGTGGCTGAAATCAGCGCTGCTTCAATTATTGCTAAAGTGGCTCGGGACCAAGAAATGCTTGAGCTGGATGCGCGCCACCCTGAATATCAATTTGCTAAGCACAAAGGTTATCCCACTGCTTTACACCTAGAATTGCTGCAAAAGCATGGTGCTATTGCTGAACATCGTCGTAGTTTTAAACCAGTGCAACGGGTATTGGGGGAGCTTTGAGTTTGTCGCCAACTAGTCAATCGCCAGCCTTTATTCATTTAAGAGTCCATTCCGACTTTTCTATGGTCGATGGCCTGAAAAAGGTCAAGCCCATCGTGGCTAAAGCTGCCGAGCTAAATATGCCGGCAATAGCTCTGACCGACCAAACTAACATGTGTGGTTTGGTTAAATTTTATGGTGAAGCACATAGTCAGGGGATCAAACCCATAGTGGGTTGTGACTTCTATGTGCAATCGGAAGAATTTGCCGACGAGTTATTTCGTTTAACTTTGCTGGCCAAAGATAATCAAGGCTATCAGAATATCACCATGTTGATTTCTCGGGCTTATTTGCGTGGTCATGTTCAGGCGCGCCCCGTTATCGACAAGCAATGGTTGGTGGAGCACGCCGAAGGGGTAATTATTTTATCTGGCGCTCGTCAGGGCGACGTGGGTAAGGCCTTACTCAAGGGGAATCCAGTACTGCTTGAGCGCTGTGTGAGCTTTTATCAACAACATTTTTCTAATAATTACTTCCTTGAATTGATTCGCACCGGACGTCCAGATGAAGAGAACTATCTTCATCAAGCGGTGGCCTTGGCGGCGGAACAAGATTTGCCAGTGGTTGCCACCAATGAAGTGGTGTTTCTTGAAGAAGACCAGTTCCAACCACATGAGGTGCGGGTTGCCATTCATGATGGTTATGCGATTGACGACAGCCGCCGCCCTAAAAAGTACAGTCCGCAGCAGTACCTACGTAGCGAACAAGAAATGCTTGAGCTGTTCGCGGACATACCGGAAGCCTTACAAAATTCCGTAGAAATTGCCAAACGTTGTAACGTTACGGTGCGGTTGGGTGAGTATTTTCTTCCAGATTTCCCCACCGGCGGTATGCCTATTGAAGAGTATTTTTGTAAGGTATCGCGCGATGGCTTAGAAGAACGCTTGGAGTTTTTATTTCCCGATCTTGAAGAACGGGCGAAGCGACGTCCGGAATACGATGAACGTCTACAAACCGAGTTAGATGTGATTAACCAAATGGGCTTCCCTGGTTACTTTCTTATCGTGATGGAGTTCATTCAGTGGAGTAAAGACAATAATATTCCGGTTGGCCCTGGGCGTGGTTCTGGTGCCGGCTCTTTAGTTGCCTATGCGCAGAAAATTACCGATCTTGATCCCTTACAATTCGACCTGCTATTCGAACGCTTTTTGAACCCTGAGCGGGTATCGATGCCCGATTTTGACGTCGACTTCTGTATGGACCGACGCGATGAGGTGATTGACCATGTGGCCGAGCTTTATGGTCGTGATGCGGTATCGCAAATCATCACCTTTGGTACCATGGCGGCAAAAGCGGTGGTACGCGACGTGGGCCGAGTACTGGGTCATCCCTTTGGCTTTGTAGACCGTATCTCTAAGCTCATTCCACCGGATCCTGGCATGACTCTCGAGAA from Agarivorans gilvus includes the following:
- the lpxD gene encoding UDP-3-O-(3-hydroxymyristoyl)glucosamine N-acyltransferase; the protein is MTFSLGQIAEQLGLTLVGDAEQVISKIAPFEKAGEQDISFITNAKYLPLLESCKASALILTEQHAASYSGNVLLSKDPYVSYAKLAQLFDTTPACAAAIHSSAVIDATVELGEQVSIGANAVIESGVKLGDGVQIGAGCFIGKNARIGSYTKLWPNCSIYHSVKLGEHCLIQANTVIGSDGFGYANQQGQWIKIPQLGSVVIGDSVEIGASVSIDRGALDNTTIDSNVIIDNQVHIAHNVTIGSGTAIAGTTGIAGSTNIGRYCIIGGGVGINGHIDICDQVTITGYSMVTKSITEPGTYSSGMPTQANRQWRKSMARLSQLDEMHKRIVSLERHQRPEAE
- the fabZ gene encoding 3-hydroxyacyl-ACP dehydratase FabZ — protein: MTTELNRLEIQDIMALLPHRYPFLLVDRVLDFQEGKTLHAIKNVTVNEPCFTGHFPQQPVFPGVLILEALAQCTGILAFKSTSKPADNELYYFAGIDNARFKKPVGPGDVLHLEVELLRDRRGIGKFSCVAKVDDEVVCSADIMCARRAFK
- the rnhB gene encoding ribonuclease HII produces the protein MSVFIYPSGYQCFAGVDEVGRGPLVGDVVTAAVILDPAQPIIGLNDSKKLSEKKRLLLADEIKLKAKAWAIGRASPAEIDQLNILHATMLAMSRAVAALAITPDFVLVDGNREPQLLVPCLAVVKGDGLVAEISAASIIAKVARDQEMLELDARHPEYQFAKHKGYPTALHLELLQKHGAIAEHRRSFKPVQRVLGEL
- the lpxA gene encoding acyl-ACP--UDP-N-acetylglucosamine O-acyltransferase; the protein is MIDSSAKIHPSAIIEGKVKIGANTSVGAYTIISGDVEIGENCQIASHVVIKGHSKIGNNNRIFQFASVGEDCQDLKYAGEETYLEIGDNNTIRESVTIHRGTTQDNSVTKIGSNCLFMINAHVAHDCIVGNGCIFANNATLAGHVTIGDNVIFGGQAAIHQFGKVGSYAFVGGCAAVNKDVPPYVMAVGNYARPVAVNTEGLLRRGFSKDAIKAIRQAYKTLYRSGNTLEEALKQIELSAEQFPEVKVFADFLKENGRGIVR
- the lpxB gene encoding lipid-A-disaccharide synthase, producing MTNQDKLHIAIVAGEVSGDILGAGLISALKQRYPNAHFSGIAGPLMQQQGCEALYDMEELSVMGLVEVLGRLPRILKIRRHLIKHYLQSPPDIYIGIDAPDFNLGVEQKLHQQAIKTVHYVSPSVWAWKQKRVFKIKQGCNKILVFLPFEKAFYQRFDVPCEFVGHTLADQIPLVNPQKPALEQLGLDPNNKVLAMLPGSRNAEVGLLTPVFLAAAKQLTQRYPGLQIVVPLVNQRRREQFEALLAEHAPELNLTLVDGQARTVMTAADVVLLASGTATLEAMLVKRPMVVAYRFKPLTYRIAKLIVKAKFAALPNLLADKMLVQEYVQEQCTSDNIVQEVARLFDTDNSELLARFNQLHQQIRCDADQKAAQAIVDVINS